One window of Besnoitia besnoiti strain Bb-Ger1 chromosome Unknown contig00038, whole genome shotgun sequence genomic DNA carries:
- a CDS encoding uncharacterized protein (encoded by transcript BESB_051220) yields MNTEDDSGYEIQTTKFFMIAVHHHPTGLLKTAKSVGFQYPTTLRLFHIGYVLGVIYGFLFSLILTARENYYSDASLISSIVLGVIISETGLFISFFWGVYTTSWTTGLDLEGLCLPDPSSLVLFMTIMLSALSIVVSSVYLKNQHLYTSCTNIMTFTLFVPYLPYYLIGLIFLQTAFGLIELSHPDNSIPVNRFVTPLHIVPEWYFLAYYAVLKVIPSKTGGLLVFMSSLINLALLSEIRALNTRMLIRQHFMTRNVVSGWVIIWVYSMIFLIIIGSAIPQATYILYGRLATIVYLTTGLVLCLY; encoded by the exons atg aatactgaagatgactccggttatgagatacagacaaccaagttctttatgattgcagtacaccaccaccccactggactgcttaagacagctaaaagtgttggatttcaatatcctactacattaagattattccacatcggttatgttctaggcgtaatatatggattcttgttctcactcatcttaacagcgagagaaaactactactcagatgctagtctaatcagtagcatcgtacttggagttatcatctctgagacaggattatttatcagctttttctggggagtatatactacgagttggactactggtttagatcttgaaggtctttgtttaccggatccaagttctcttgtgcttttcatgaccatcatgttaagtgcattaagtatagtggtatccagcgtatatttgaaaaaccaacatttgtatacaagctgtacgaatatcatgacattcactttg tttgttccctatctaccatattatctaattggtttaattttcttacaaacggcttttggtttgattgaattatcgcacccagataactccataccagtgaaccggtttgtaactccgcttcatatcgtacctgaatggtactttttagcatattatgcggtgttaaaagtaatcccatccaaaaccggtggtttgttagtatttatgtcctctctcattaacttagctcttttatctgaaattcgagctttgaatactcgaatgttgatacgacaacattttatgactcgaaatgtagtcagtggatgggtaattatttgggtatacagtatgatcttcttgattattattggtagtgctattccacaagcgacttatatcttatatggtagattagctactatcgtatatcttactaccggattggttctatgcttatactaa